DNA sequence from the Rhizoctonia solani chromosome 14, complete sequence genome:
ATTTGAGAGAACAAGATGGGGAAAGGATAAAGACACCCAGTTGTAGATGAAGAAATAAAGAAATGAGGAAGAATGTGGATGATGGTGCTCTGAGCCCCGCCCGAAATCGAGTATTCATACCTCTCCAGGTACCCCTACCCCCCTATCTCCCCTCCCCCACCTTGCAATTAGTGTGCGTTTACGATAGAAGCACTGAGATCTCGATCCATGATGAGAACCAGGCCCTTTTTTGGAGGACCAAGGTTTATGTTGATCGGGGATTGTCGGTGCGAATGTATCTGTATAGTTAATTACCGAGGATTAAATATTTTAGGGTGTTATTGGTACAATTTCTATAAAAGTAAACAATTGTTGAACCACAGGAGAAGGCGCTGAAACGATGTATATGGAATTGACTTGAGGTCGTTGTGTGACTAGCGCTAGCCACAACAAGAATTTGCCAGATATCAACCTCATAATCTCTCTGGGCCCCGGCATACCCCGATCGTATCGGCCAAACTTATACGCGAAAATATGTCTAGTCCAAACTTGGGAAAGGATGAATCGTGGGGGACCCAGACCGGCCAAGATCCAAGGCCGAAATTCGCGTACCCGATGGATAAATTAATGACATAGGGGGCGCCGGGGTACATTCCCGCTTAAGAGAGAGTTCGGTCGGCTCCAACGTGATCAGAAATCGACAAGTCTGCAAAAGTCGAGTGAAGAGCGGGTGGCTGAATCATATTTAGCCCAGTCCGATGGAAATTGAAGTCACGagatatgcgcatatattctagCTCTGAAGTTGGGCGATCCGGTCGAGGGCAGTGGGGTCTTATACCGTTGGGTGAAGTAGATGACATCCAAAGTTCAGGCTTTATGGGAACCATTGTGATGCTGGCGTATAGGATCGAATTGAGACTGGTCCGACCCGCATCAAAACGGTTCAATACACGGTGGCATTCTCAATTAATTAGAGACTAGTTTAAAAACATCTGCCCGGTATACTTCTTCATCAACATAGCTAACCTTGTTTAATGTCATAGTGCCAGACTATGAATTATTCCAATCTGTGGCGATCTTGAAACCCGAACAAAAAAGGGTGTTAACCAGGTGTTAGTCAAAATGACCTAGGTTGCGCACTCTACTATGGCTAGCATGATATTTGGGTTGTACATCTATGCTATCAGATTTAGGGGTAAAACTTGCCACTCGCGGATGTGGTGCTAGTGGCGAAAGGCCTTTACGATACGAGGGTGTGTCACGATCGATGAGTGCGAGCATACTCAGACGCCATTATCGCAGCATTTACTTGTCCACAACCAAACGCCAGGAGTCTCTCGGGGTTGTGGGATCACCCTGGAACTACCATCGGTCTTGTTGAACAGAGTCTCTGTATCTAATGAGAATCTGTGTGATTGGTGAGGGTAGCTAAAGCTACTGTGCTCGATATGGTACGACAGGTGAAGTCACACATGTTGCTGACAAAGGCAATTGCTTCCGTCTGTGCGTTCGAACACTATTCCGTGATCGTATTCCCTCGTGTTATCCTGCAAGGTTGCGATAGGCGCACCGTCTTTTGTATAAGAGGCACTGGGCGAGTGGCAAACCCACCACATGATTAAAATGACGAATCTTAACACAACGTGTTTCGGTTTTGCACTGCAGAAACTCGCAGTCTCACGGGGTGACCATCTTTGCTATGCCTTGCTGGGTGTTATTGGGCTAGCAGCTGTCCTCGTTTTATCCAGAGCAGTAAGGAACAAATCCAATATCTCAATGCTCGATGGCCCCGCTCCGTCTTCCGCGATCTGGGGTACATTGGTTCAGGCTGTCTCTGATTTCCGTATCACTGACTCGAGTACATTGCTCAGGGAGCACTGAAGACATGTTTGATCCCGATACAGCCCTTGACTTTCAAGACAAACTAATGGATACCTACGGCTCAGTATGCCGAATAAAAGGCCCATTCGGAGTGAGTTTGAGATCCCCGAGGTGATACTTCAGTCTTACGTCTTGTGCGAAGGCAGAAGAACTCTGGGTATCTGACCCGCGAGCCCTCCAGGAAATCTTCATCAAGGGCCATGATGATTTCAGAGAGCCGGCTGGCTCATAACGTCAGTGTGGTGTTCTATTAGTTGGCCGTCTACTGAATATTGCTCCAAGTTGGTTGAAACTCGTCTTTGGACCAGTAGTGCCAACGGTTTATGGTCAGTAATACACTCCCACATTCGGAAACCATTCTCAGGTCTCCCAGGGCATCGACATGAAGTTCAACGCAAGGTATGTACAAGCTTGCATTTTTCATCTAGTTATATCCTATCGAAAACTGCCCAAGATTCTGAATCCGGTTTTTGGTACAAGTCACATGCGCAACTGTAAGTTGGCCTTTCAATAACCGGGTCCAAAATGAAAATATATATCAGAAACCCTTCATCAAGTGGTAGGGTTGTATATTCGATCCACTTTATTATTCTTAACCCTGCTCGACTTCAGACTCCCACAATGACGATCATTGCTCAACGGGTGAGCTATCCTAGTCATTAGTTGCTTTTCAGACTCAGTGTCGTAATTGAGATAGCTCGTTGATGCTATAACCTCAGAAGTTCAGACCAACGGCGGCAACAGTCAGGCGATTGATCTTTTCAAGTGGTCCCATCTTATTTCACTCGAGATCATCGGTCAAGCAGGTATGTTTTCGATCGTTTTATAGAAGAGTATGGCATGGACATCCTTCTTCAGGAATGGGCCACTCttttggaatactggatggcAAAGTTCCCGCCTACCTCTTTGCTTCCCGAGATTTATTGTGCGTACCtgagtgtatgcatgttATTGACCTTGCTGACTTGTACCGAAGTGCATTGTTGACGGAGATGTGGTATCTTCATCCATTCATAGCGTTTTTGGCTCGGCTCGGACCTGCCTTCCTTCGTAGGGCAGTGGTAGAACATGTTCCCCACCGCCTTGTCCAGAGGATGAAAAATGTGGCTGACACCATGCACGAAACGGTCAGTATCATTAGCATTACGCTCATGTACGATCAGTCATGGTATATTCAGGCGGTTGATATTATGAGGCGGAAGCGGGAGGCGCTGAGCAGTGGCACTCTAGACTCAGAGGTGGCGGCCGGAAGAGATATCATGACAGCGCTTTGTGAGTGACTGCCACTCACTTCACTATCGGCCTTCGAATACATACCAACTGTATCTAGTGAGGCACAATCTTATGGCTGCGCCTCAAGATCAGATGACCGACGAGGACGTGTTGGCTCAAATCAAGTAGGCAATCATTGAAAGCTTGAGCTGTGATTGATATACAACTGTGATTAAACCCAACAGCGGATTGGCATTCGCTGGAAATGACAGCACAAGGTACTCATATTTACAGCAATTCGTTTTCGTTTTGAGCTTCATGTGACTCTGGAACCCTAGCTCTGCTCTTTCACGCACGATTCATCTCTTGGCCGAACACCCGTGTATACAATCCAAACTCCGAGACGAAATTCGTAGAGCGCACCATTTCTATGGAAAGAATCTTGACTATGATCAGCTTAACTCACTTCTTTACTTGGACGCGGTGTGTCGAGAGTCATTAAGGCTTCACGCCCCCGGGTTCTTTCTGGATCGTGTTGCGATGAAGGATTGGATACTACCTCTTCACTATCCTGCCAGATCAGCTGAAGGCATGGTCATGATGCTGAATATCCGTGTCCCCAAAGGTGCCACGCTGCATGTGTCTCTTGGTGCGGCAAACCGAGATCGGTAGGTGTTGAAGTTGCTTAAAGGAGTCGTACTAAGATTGGTCCCAGACGAACCTGGGGAGATGACGCCAGAGCGTTTAGACCAGATCGCTGGCTTGAGCCATTGCCCAAGAGTGTTATGGATTCTAGAATGCCTGGTATCTACGCATCAACGTAAGTGCAGGTCTCAAAAAGGAGCTTGTTAAAACATACACCCAGCTAATCAACTTAGTATGACGTTTCTCGGAGGGCCACGGGCATGCCCGTGAGTGTTTTTTCATCCGCCTGATTGACTGATATTTAGCTCCAGTAACGCCAGGGGTGTGAAGTTTGCCCAGCTGGAGATGAGTGAGTGTCCTCCTTTAACAGGCTCAAGTGCAAAGGTTGAGCACAGTTTGGTTCAAACAGAGACGGTTCTCTCAAATCTTGTTTCATCATTCAAGTTTGAACTATCTAATGAAAACATCAAGTGGAAGAACGATGCCATTGCTAAACCTTACACACAATACTCGGATGGGACAACCAGCAAAGACCCCAAAATGCTGATCAACGTGACTGTAATGGGGGAACCGGGATAATGCAAGCAATGTGTGGTTGCGGGAGGTATTCAAAATGTAGCGCTTGTGTAGTGTGTTCCCGGGTTAACTAGTGACGTTGATATAAATCAACGGTAGGAGTACTCTTGCAGCTGGTCGTCTTGGAAATGGTCCCAAGGTAATTTTGACCCCTTGCCTACTTGATGGAGGGGTAGATATTATAAACAACAATAAATAACTTCATACTTGTCTCTTATGGGCATTTGCGGTACAAACCTGAATCCTATGATACGCTGAATATCCAGGGCAGCCTCCAGTGTTGGCAATATTTCCAAAGGCGTTCAGTCAATGATAAAAATGCTGACCCAAGAATATATCTAACAATGGTACCTGATACTGACTGGATTCATATTTCATTGGCCTTCCAGTACTGTACGAGGGCTCACGCGCTTGACCTTCTGGTTGAACAACAAGTTCTGATTTTGATTTTGTATAGCGGCGGACTCATCAAGCAGGAACGGGTCCTCAATGAGCTTGCGGAGGCTTGGGGGttgtgcgcatatatgtgGCTAATAGGAGGCATATGCTTGTCAAAGGCCTTGAGCGCTACTTTGCGTGCAACATATTTTGATCTGTAAATTGACCGGTCCCTTGGTTCGGTAATAGTTCCACTTCAGGTTGGAGCCGCTAAGCAATGCGATTCTTGTGCGTACTTCTCTTTTGATCCCGGCCACCCCGTACTAGCATGATCCAAAAACTCTGCACCTTGCTGGCCATTTAGGGAAGCAGTTAATGCACATACTAAATGCTATGTATTCCAGATCTATACTGCATCATTCAAAAGAAGTTCACTTAAGTTTCCAGCTAGATTGAGCCTAACATCAGGCATTGATACGTCAATATTTCTTTGCCACTCTATGGTGGCGGTTATTAATATTGGGACCAAGCTATTGGTATACGTATCTATCCAATATACATAACTATAATATGCTTGTCGCTCAACAAGTATACATGAAGGCATGAAGATGAATTAGGGGGTCGCAATGTGGGATGGGCTAAGATCCATAGTGCATATCACACCATGCACTTGGGCAAATTTATCCCAGGCCAAGTTGCTGGTTGCACTGTCTCAACACTATTCTGGTTAGGAGTCCGTGACCCCATATAAGTCATGTGGAACATCGGCCTCTATTATCCAAAACAGCCTAGGTCAAGTGGAACATCTTCCGATTAGATATAATACATCCAGGACTCTTATAGCCACAATACTCCAATCTGATTTGAAGATCTCATTGCAACTGGTCCGGAAGATTGCGACTCCTGCTCGCCTATCGTGACTCAGGATGAGGGATACAATCGTAAATATCCATCTTTCCATAGGCCTGGCCCTGTGCTTGCTGATGTGCTGAATTCGAATGGGCGTCAATAATGCTGTAACGCAATCCCACTGCTCCGGTGCTCGTACGTCCGGTAGAGAACCCATCATGGCAATATGGATACTTTATCTGAGAGACAACACAAACTCAGACAACTGAGTACCGGATTTCGACATTATTTGGTACGCACTATTATGCCATTTAAGGATTCCCCGATCCAGTTGTGGATCCAGTTACTCCGTTGTCGTCTAGGTTTGATTGCCAATACAATACAACCCCCTATATGCATACTTTTGATTCCGCACTTGCCATCTTTTCACTAGGTCATGTTGCACATTTGGATTGCATCTACTCAAGGAGACTTTCTTGCATTACCGAAAATTCTGATAGGTCATAAAGCCCCCAGAGATCTCCAAGAGGACTCTATCGGGCTTAGGTGCTTTTCAATACCCGCCTGGTACTAGTTGAAAGCGGTAAGTTCATCGGACTCTACCAAATATGTATAATCTTGCGACTAGATGCGTTTCGCTCCAAATCTTACGATTCGAATATAATACCACTGGATCAAGCTATATATAGGGCGACCAGCAGCTTGCTTATGTCCTATCTCCCAATCTCGGGGTTGTCACATACACCCAGTTGCCACCTGCGATGTCAATATCTACTACAAGAAACTTTGGTTCGACATTACTTCAGCTTGACAACTCTCAATGGAGCCAGCTTTACTACCTTTTACTCATCATTTCCGGAGCAGTAGGCGCACTGGCGTTCCGCACAAAATCAACCACTAAGTCTAATATTTCGACAATTGATGGACCAGCCCCATCTTCTATGGTTTGGGGTATGTAATAATCCTCAATGTGCCATTTAGTTGGGCTTAATTTGCCACTCAGGTAGCGCTTGTGACATGTTCGATGATGAGAGAGGCCTTGCATTTCAGGATGATCTAATGAAGTCCTATGGTTCGGCATGTCGGATACAAGGGCCGCTTGGAGTAAGTCGATCATTGGCGTGCCGCTAAAGCCTTATATGATAGCTTTATCTCTCAAACAGACAACCGAACTGTGGATATCTGACCCCCGGGCAATCCAAGAAGTTTTGGTCAAAGGATACTACGACTTCAAACAAACTAGTTGGTTTAATACGTAGGTTCACATAACAAGTCTGAGTTACTTGTTTTTGAGTGCCCGTATTCAGCTGGGTAAAGCTTGTCCTTGGGCCAGTAGTAGCCACACTTCATGGTATGTTGGGTAGCCGGCAGTAGTATTAGCCATAGCTCATTGCTGCCAGGACAAGAACACAAAACACGGCGCAAGGTATAGATCATGTTTAGCAACCAATAGATCGGGCAGAGCTGAAGACATTTACAGATATTGAATCCGGTATCTACAGCGAGTCACGTTCGTAACTGTGAGTGAGCGGGTCAATGTTGTATAGTTTTGCTACAAAATTCACTAAAATGACTCCTATGCGAAGTGGTAATGCCCCACTCCATGCCCTATATTGTTCTCAGCAGCTGCAACTGATGCCCCCCACACTAAGACTCCTACTATGACATCAATTGCACGAAAGGTAACCCATGCCATTTCGTTTCACGCCATACAAGTCCTGAAAGCATATCGTGATCTAGCTTCATGAAATTGTGGCATCCGAAGTACAAGTAAATGGGGGTAACACAGGGGTTGTTGATCTTTTTAAATGGATCCATTTAATTTCCCTCGAGATCATTGGTCAAGCAGGTATGTTTTAAATAAACTTGTGTGTGTAGCTGTGGAATTAACAGCCTTGTCAGGAATTGGCCATTCTTTTGGCATATTGGAAGGCAAAGTTCCAGATTACCTGGCCGCTTCTCGTGATGTTTTGTGAGTATACGCACATACCAGTGGTTTTGACTTCTCTAATTACTTTCGAAGTGCATTGATATCAGAGATGTGGTATCTTCATCCATTCATTGCGTTTTTAACTCGACTAGGCCCGGCATCCTTTCGACGAGCAGTAGTAGAACACATTGCTCACCCTCCTGCACAAAAGCTGAAAGACGTGGCTGATACTATGCACAATACGGTCAGTACCAAACAAACAATCTGTGGGCACAGCGTTCATCACTGTCAACAAAGGCTACCGAAATCATGAAGAACAAGAAAGAGGCACTAGAAAACGGAACCCTAGACTCGGGAATAGCGGCTGGAAAAGATATGATGACGGGGCTCTGTATGTAGTTCCACTGACTTTCACTCTTATCGTTCAGTTAAATGGAAATGATAACTAGTAAAGCGAAATCTTGCAAGCGCACCTCAAGACCGAATGACCGAAGAAGAACTCTTGTGCCAAGTCAAGTAGGTATTGATACTTCAATTCCTGACATATACTGATCACTGCACTTAGTGGTTTATTATTTGCAGCACATGATACAACAAGGTAAGGACAACATTGGCCCTTTCCTTGCATGCTGAAATGGTACCCAATATAAATCTACAGCTCTGCTCTATCTTGTACGATCAACCTACTGGCTGAGCACCAGGAAGTACAAGCAAAACTCCGAGACGAGATCCGTGGAGCATATCGCTCTCATGGAAAGGATCTTGATTACGACCAGCTCAATTCACTCCCCTACTTAGACGCAGTGTGCCGAGAATCTTTAAGGATCTATGCTCCAGCACCACTTGTGGTCCGCATCGCGGCCAAGGATTGGACGCTGCCCCTTTACTATCCAATCAAGAGCAAGGATGGAAAGCTCATGTCGTCGACTATAAATGTCTCGAAGGGCACCGCTGTATATATATCCTTCCGGGCAGCAAACCGAGACGAGTGAGTCACTCGGTCGCACGATGCAACTTCCTTAACACGGTATTTTAGGCGGACCTGGGGCTCCGACGCTGGGGAGTTTAGGCCTGACCGTTGGCTTAAACCCTTGCTGGAAAGTGTGTCTGATGCTCGAATGCCCAGTGTCTACTCATCGATGTGAGCATGAGCCTCGAATAAAGATGTACCCACTGGTCTCACTAATCGGTAGTATGACGTTCTCTGGAGGATTGCGATCGTGCCCGTTAGTACTAGTCTTCTACTTTCCCACAAGAACTTTTTTGACAGATAGTGTTATAGAGGGATGAAGTTTGCACTGCTAGAGATGAGTTCGTAGCTCTTTTGTGGCAAGCTAGCATCCACGTACTGAAGCAACAGACGCAGAGACGATCCTTTCAACTTTGATATCGAACTTCAACTTTGACCTATCCGAAGAGcagatcaaatggaaggccGCTGGCGTTATCAAGCCTCATATCCAGTATCCTGACTCGACGACCAGCAAGGAGCCCATGATGCCTATGAAGGTGACCCTGTTGAGTGATATGGAGTAAATTAGTACAATTAATTTCTCACCTCGCGGGGAATGTAAATTAGCTGAAACGTATGAATTGAACGACTGTGCACGTGTAAGGAATGCACGATATTCGTATATTAACTCTATTATATGCGAGCCTCTTACATAATCAAGTCGGCCAC
Encoded proteins:
- a CDS encoding cytochrome P450 family protein, yielding MLDGPAPSSAIWGSTEDMFDPDTALDFQDKLMDTYGSVCRIKGPFGKNSGYLTREPSRKSSSRAMMISESRLAHNLVETRLWTSSANGLWSVIHSHIRKPFSGLPGHRHEVQRKTPTMTIIAQRLVDAITSEVQTNGGNSQAIDLFKWSHLISLEIIGQAGMGHSFGILDGKVPAYLFASRDLFALLTEMWYLHPFIAFLARLGPAFLRRAVVEHVPHRLVQRMKNVADTMHETSWYIQAVDIMRRKREALSSGTLDSEVAAGRDIMTALLRHNLMAAPQDQMTDEDVLAQINGLAFAGNDSTSSALSRTIHLLAEHPCIQSKLRDEIRRAHHFYGKNLDYDQLNSLLYLDAVCRESLRLHAPGFFLDRVAMKDWILPLHYPARSAEGMVMMLNIRVPKGATLHVSLGAANRDRRTWGDDARAFRPDRWLEPLPKSVMDSRMPGIYASTMTFLGGPRACPNARGVKFAQLEMSECPPLTGSSAKVEHSLVQTETVLSNLVSSFKFELSNENIKWKNDAIAKPYTQYSDGTTSKDPKMLINVTVMGEPG
- a CDS encoding cytochrome P450 family protein, which translates into the protein MSISTTRNFGSTLLQLDNSQWSQLYYLLLIISGAVGALAFRTKSTTKSNISTIDGPAPSSMVWGSACDMFDDERGLAFQDDLMKSYGSACRIQGPLGTTELWISDPRAIQEVLVKGYYDFKQTSWFNTWVKLVLGPVVATLHGQEHKTRRKILNPVSTASHVRNSAATDAPHTKTPTMTSIARKLHEIVASEVQVNGGNTGVVDLFKWIHLISLEIIGQAGIGHSFGILEGKVPDYLAASRDVFALISEMWYLHPFIAFLTRLGPASFRRAVVEHIAHPPAQKLKDVADTMHNTATEIMKNKKEALENGTLDSGIAAGKDMMTGLLKRNLASAPQDRMTEEELLCQVNGLLFAAHDTTSSALSCTINLLAEHQEVQAKLRDEIRGAYRSHGKDLDYDQLNSLPYLDAVCRESLRIYAPAPLVVRIAAKDWTLPLYYPIKSKDGKLMSSTINVSKGTAVYISFRAANRDERTWGSDAGEFRPDRWLKPLLESVSDARMPSVYSSIMTFSGGLRSCPGMKFALLEMKTILSTLISNFNFDLSEEQIKWKAAGVIKPHIQYPDSTTSKEPMMPMKVTLLSDME